A window of the Cystobacter fuscus genome harbors these coding sequences:
- a CDS encoding outer membrane beta-barrel domain-containing protein produces MNRLQAVLLALFLAPAAPALAQNQEEGLGLDLSGDPQKPQQEETEAAAEPPAEEPPLPSPVAEAPPAEPLTPAERDVTLDDRVKSVQRKVYLKKNRFELAPFVTLSVNDPYYTKLGTAVRGAYYLADTLAIAARVSLMQVLPEDDVRIAKSTFQSRIFYSVPQWSAMGDVEWSPLYGKVAFLNDILHFDAYLVGGLGVVNTEAATDYAVGPLPAADLGIGMRFVARDFFAVNVALINTTYVDRPKFTSKGATQNLMTLNAGISIFFPLKSTGRDAE; encoded by the coding sequence GTGAATCGCCTCCAGGCCGTCCTGCTCGCGTTGTTCCTCGCGCCCGCAGCACCGGCACTCGCACAGAACCAGGAAGAGGGGCTCGGACTCGATCTGAGCGGTGATCCCCAGAAGCCCCAGCAGGAAGAGACGGAAGCCGCCGCGGAGCCGCCTGCGGAGGAGCCTCCATTGCCCTCGCCCGTCGCGGAGGCCCCACCGGCAGAGCCCCTCACGCCGGCCGAGCGCGACGTCACGCTCGACGATCGCGTGAAGAGCGTGCAGCGCAAGGTGTACCTGAAGAAGAACCGCTTCGAGCTGGCGCCCTTCGTCACCCTGTCGGTGAACGACCCGTACTACACCAAGCTGGGCACCGCGGTGCGCGGGGCGTACTACCTGGCGGACACGCTGGCGATCGCCGCGCGCGTCTCGCTCATGCAGGTGCTGCCCGAGGACGACGTTCGCATCGCCAAGTCCACCTTCCAGAGCCGCATCTTCTACTCGGTGCCCCAGTGGTCCGCGATGGGCGACGTGGAGTGGAGCCCGCTCTACGGCAAGGTGGCCTTCCTCAACGACATCCTCCACTTCGACGCCTACCTCGTGGGCGGCCTGGGCGTGGTGAACACCGAGGCGGCGACGGACTATGCGGTGGGCCCGCTTCCCGCCGCGGACCTCGGCATCGGCATGCGCTTCGTGGCCCGGGACTTCTTCGCGGTGAACGTGGCGCTCATCAACACGACCTACGTGGACAGGCCCAAGTTCACCAGCAAGGGCGCCACCCAGAACCTCATGACCCTCAACGCCGGCATCTCCATCTTCTTCCCCCTCAAGTCGACTGGACGGGACGCCGAATGA
- a CDS encoding outer membrane beta-barrel domain-containing protein, which yields MKTAHRLLIALALVPGLVLAQAPAAPAAPAPAPAAKPAPAKPATPPNGPTTTGSAEQEAGDVSEVDKDRLGPLRERVVPVSGHLFLKKGRLELSPSATFSIKDAFYSKYIFGGVLTYHFTETLGLSLRAGYSLPTVAAAAQICTFDSTGGSTTRGCRRPTFEDLEDKAPGKILLTGGLDVQWAPIYGKMSLLSEQFLHFDLYGIAGATAVQYRAPGATELTVGGNVGVGMRFFVNRWMTVRTEFRDLIYVEKALNPATTLRNQLLFELGVSFFFPNAPPES from the coding sequence ATGAAGACCGCCCATCGTCTGCTGATCGCCCTGGCCCTCGTGCCCGGGCTCGTGCTGGCCCAGGCTCCCGCCGCGCCGGCCGCGCCCGCTCCGGCTCCCGCCGCCAAGCCCGCTCCCGCCAAACCCGCCACCCCGCCCAACGGCCCCACCACGACCGGCTCGGCCGAGCAGGAAGCCGGTGACGTGTCGGAAGTGGACAAGGATCGGCTCGGGCCCCTGCGCGAGCGCGTGGTGCCCGTCTCCGGTCACCTCTTCCTCAAGAAGGGCCGCCTGGAGCTGAGCCCCTCGGCGACCTTCTCCATCAAGGACGCCTTCTATTCGAAGTACATCTTCGGCGGCGTGCTCACCTACCACTTCACGGAGACGCTGGGCCTGAGCCTGCGCGCCGGCTACTCCCTGCCCACGGTGGCCGCGGCCGCGCAGATCTGCACCTTCGATTCGACGGGTGGATCCACCACCCGCGGCTGCCGCCGGCCCACCTTCGAGGATCTGGAGGACAAGGCGCCGGGGAAGATCCTGCTGACGGGCGGGCTCGACGTGCAGTGGGCGCCCATCTACGGGAAGATGTCGCTGCTGTCCGAGCAGTTCCTGCACTTCGATCTGTACGGCATCGCGGGCGCCACCGCGGTGCAGTACCGCGCTCCCGGCGCGACGGAGCTGACCGTGGGCGGCAACGTCGGTGTCGGCATGCGCTTCTTCGTCAACCGGTGGATGACGGTGCGCACCGAGTTCCGTGACCTCATCTACGTGGAGAAGGCCCTCAACCCGGCCACCACGCTGCGCAACCAGTTGCTGTTCGAGCTGGGTGTGTCCTTCTTCTTCCCCAACGCCCCCCCTGAATCATGA
- the gltC gene encoding adventurous gliding motility protein GltC, with protein MKRLLKPFCLSLLGLTLTWAQPSPAQSFEGLDVSQPKKKKKPSRKPRGKKPGATQAPSADESESDDAADSSDSSAATNSAATPAAPPAGGTATQPPAMGLDLTADTPPPTQTAPTMSFDAVDVSGKSGDRQRLDVAVSLFKNDEYDKAAMSAFEMIQDPKLAGLHMEARYVLAKALYRMGLYHSSLGEFSKILAVGPETKFFRTSLEWLFFISRKTKNESVILDELARHANQEFPDRFRSEFHYLLARYHFVRGKALDEVGRKEDADKSFNEVKRLVLLIPKTDVFYPRAKYLEGLAFFRFGNKAATASARRTDLNTLGAIDSMKEVVRVTRNTAGLDAEQVSANQKLRELAFMQLGRTHYGMQQNRYALFYFNKVERGTTQWLESMFESSWANYRVGQYEQALGNLITLSSPFFREEYFPEAMILKAVIYYENCRYRESGLILQDFERTYLPVHDQLELITKKQLDAAESYGVLADVQKKNKDGQEKGETDRILERILRLALTDQDLKKTNDSILELEGEMDLFSEKGDTFRYSELTKQLLEGLKVQRTALIEKAGMMAKGKLETELSALKQLLANGLRIKFETVTKEKEFLEEQLKAGGQVSIVKKYRYSVAVADDQLYWPYEGEYWRDELGTYQYTMTKGCVQRDTANRNVQQASGSN; from the coding sequence ATGAAACGTCTGCTCAAGCCCTTCTGCCTCTCCCTCCTCGGGCTCACGCTGACGTGGGCCCAGCCCTCGCCCGCGCAGAGCTTCGAGGGTCTGGACGTCTCCCAGCCCAAGAAGAAGAAGAAGCCCTCGCGCAAGCCCCGGGGCAAGAAGCCTGGCGCCACCCAGGCTCCGTCCGCCGACGAGTCGGAGTCGGATGACGCGGCGGATTCCTCGGACTCCTCGGCGGCCACGAACAGCGCGGCGACTCCCGCGGCCCCTCCGGCCGGGGGCACCGCCACCCAGCCTCCCGCCATGGGGTTGGATCTGACGGCGGACACGCCGCCTCCCACCCAGACCGCGCCCACCATGTCCTTCGACGCGGTGGACGTGTCCGGCAAGAGTGGAGACCGCCAGCGTCTGGACGTCGCCGTGTCGCTCTTCAAGAACGACGAGTACGACAAGGCGGCGATGAGCGCCTTCGAGATGATCCAGGATCCCAAGCTCGCCGGCCTCCACATGGAGGCGCGCTACGTGCTGGCCAAGGCCCTCTACCGCATGGGCCTGTACCACTCGTCGCTCGGTGAGTTCTCGAAGATCCTCGCCGTGGGCCCGGAGACGAAGTTCTTCCGCACCAGCCTCGAGTGGCTCTTCTTCATCAGCCGCAAGACGAAGAACGAGTCCGTCATCCTGGATGAGCTCGCGCGCCACGCGAACCAGGAGTTCCCCGACCGCTTCCGCAGCGAGTTCCACTACCTGCTGGCCCGCTACCACTTCGTGCGCGGCAAGGCGCTCGACGAGGTGGGTCGCAAGGAGGACGCGGACAAGAGCTTCAACGAGGTCAAGCGCCTCGTGCTGCTCATCCCCAAGACGGACGTGTTCTACCCGCGCGCCAAGTACCTCGAGGGCCTGGCCTTCTTCCGCTTCGGCAACAAGGCCGCTACCGCCTCCGCGCGCCGCACGGACCTCAACACCCTGGGCGCCATCGACTCCATGAAGGAAGTGGTGCGCGTCACGCGCAACACCGCCGGCCTGGACGCGGAGCAGGTGTCGGCGAACCAGAAGCTGCGCGAGCTGGCGTTCATGCAGCTGGGCCGCACGCACTACGGCATGCAGCAGAACCGCTACGCCCTGTTCTATTTCAACAAGGTGGAGCGTGGCACCACGCAGTGGCTCGAGTCCATGTTCGAGTCCAGCTGGGCCAACTACCGCGTGGGCCAGTACGAGCAGGCGCTCGGCAACCTGATCACCCTCTCCTCGCCCTTCTTCCGCGAGGAGTACTTCCCGGAAGCGATGATCCTCAAGGCGGTCATCTATTACGAGAACTGCCGCTACCGCGAGTCGGGCCTCATCCTCCAGGACTTCGAGCGCACCTACCTGCCCGTGCATGATCAGCTGGAGCTCATCACCAAGAAGCAGCTGGACGCGGCCGAGTCCTACGGCGTGCTCGCCGACGTGCAGAAGAAGAACAAGGATGGCCAGGAGAAGGGCGAGACGGACCGCATCCTCGAGCGCATCCTGCGCCTGGCCCTCACCGACCAGGATCTCAAGAAGACGAACGACTCCATCCTCGAGCTGGAGGGGGAGATGGACCTCTTCTCCGAGAAGGGTGACACCTTCCGCTACTCCGAGCTGACCAAGCAGCTGCTCGAGGGCCTCAAGGTGCAGCGCACCGCGCTCATCGAGAAGGCCGGCATGATGGCCAAGGGCAAGCTGGAGACGGAGCTCTCGGCGCTCAAGCAATTGCTCGCCAACGGTCTGCGCATCAAGTTCGAGACCGTCACCAAGGAGAAGGAGTTCCTGGAGGAGCAGCTCAAGGCGGGCGGTCAGGTCTCCATCGTCAAGAAGTACAGGTACTCGGTGGCGGTGGCGGATGATCAGCTCTACTGGCCCTATGAGGGCGAGTACTGGCGCGACGAGCTGGGCACCTACCAGTACACGATGACCAAGGGCTGCGTGCAGCGCGACACGGCCAACCGGAACGTCCAGCAGGCCAGCGGCTCCAACTGA
- the plsX gene encoding phosphate acyltransferase PlsX has product MAIKPVTIAFDVMGSDHGPAEVIRGAAQLSLESPHIHALLVGDRAVIDDVLAATRHSGERISVQHASGFIAMDEKPGEALARKPDASVSVAARLVAEGEADALVSAGNTGACVLACARHFQLLPGVRRAALAAVYPTRMRHGGKEDPFSLILDVGATVEATADDLVTFAVMGAAYARIISRNEQPKVALLSNGTESTKGPRHVVEAHAKIAGLPGMQFLGNVEGVDIPKGTADVVVTDGFVGNVCLKMLEGVHETVFELAQYAHKESLRWRAGLAMLAGGIQRIKDITDWEQYGGAPVLGFDRIFIKAHGRSHARAIANAGKIAAKAAANELGKSIQQGLAR; this is encoded by the coding sequence ATGGCCATCAAGCCCGTCACCATTGCCTTCGACGTGATGGGGAGCGACCACGGTCCGGCCGAAGTCATCCGGGGTGCCGCGCAGCTCTCGCTGGAGTCCCCTCACATCCACGCGCTGCTGGTGGGAGACCGAGCCGTCATCGATGACGTGCTGGCGGCCACCCGGCACAGCGGCGAGCGCATCTCCGTGCAGCACGCCTCGGGGTTCATCGCCATGGACGAGAAGCCGGGCGAGGCCCTGGCGCGCAAGCCGGACGCCTCGGTGTCGGTGGCGGCGCGGCTGGTGGCCGAGGGCGAGGCGGATGCGCTGGTGTCCGCGGGCAACACGGGCGCGTGCGTGCTCGCGTGCGCGCGCCACTTCCAGCTCCTGCCGGGCGTGCGGCGCGCGGCGCTCGCGGCGGTGTACCCCACGCGCATGCGCCACGGCGGCAAGGAGGACCCGTTCTCGCTCATCCTCGACGTGGGCGCCACGGTGGAGGCCACCGCGGATGACCTGGTGACGTTCGCGGTGATGGGGGCGGCCTACGCGCGCATCATCTCGCGCAACGAGCAGCCCAAGGTGGCGCTCCTGTCCAATGGCACCGAGTCCACCAAGGGGCCGCGCCACGTGGTGGAGGCGCACGCGAAGATCGCGGGGCTGCCGGGCATGCAGTTCCTCGGCAACGTGGAGGGCGTGGACATCCCCAAGGGCACCGCGGACGTGGTGGTGACGGACGGCTTCGTGGGCAACGTGTGCCTGAAGATGCTCGAGGGCGTGCACGAGACGGTGTTCGAGCTGGCCCAGTACGCGCACAAGGAGAGCCTGCGCTGGCGCGCGGGCCTGGCGATGCTGGCCGGCGGCATCCAGCGCATCAAGGACATCACCGACTGGGAACAGTACGGAGGGGCGCCGGTGCTCGGCTTCGATCGCATCTTCATCAAGGCCCATGGCCGCTCGCACGCGCGCGCCATCGCCAACGCGGGGAAGATCGCCGCCAAGGCGGCCGCCAATGAGCTGGGCAAGTCCATCCAGCAGGGTCTGGCGCGGTGA
- a CDS encoding phosphatase domain-containing protein: MSLPDRIDPRPPRRIYRWDLDKTYLQTEFDSIRDILRTAFQKAHEKQAVPGASALIRELAANGDSRLCIVSGSPRQMRSVLEEKLKLDGVVWDEFVLKDNVGNLMRGRFRALRGQVGYKLPAILESRALAPLEAEEVLFGDDAEADAFIYSLYADMVAGRVDERVLSQILSQAAVYPDEVERVHAAWKKIAVSDPVRRIFIHLDRLTPPAHFADYGPRVVPIFNYFQAALVLLADGHLTAPQVIKVAVEMVQTAGHNIITLSNSFQDLLRRGLPLQQAAAALVQALEGPNALLQALRPMPDIISAFTKRLAALGTEPAPPPARAVDYLAMLHHALPRTHKARKPPPA; this comes from the coding sequence GTGAGCCTCCCGGACCGCATCGATCCCCGGCCTCCGCGGCGCATCTACCGCTGGGATCTGGACAAGACCTACCTGCAGACGGAGTTCGACTCCATCCGGGACATCCTGCGCACGGCCTTCCAGAAGGCCCACGAGAAGCAGGCCGTGCCGGGCGCGTCCGCGCTCATCCGCGAGCTGGCGGCCAATGGCGACTCGCGCCTGTGCATCGTCTCCGGCAGCCCCCGGCAGATGCGCTCGGTGCTCGAGGAGAAGCTCAAGCTGGACGGGGTGGTGTGGGACGAGTTCGTCCTCAAGGACAACGTGGGCAACCTGATGCGCGGGCGCTTCCGGGCGCTGCGCGGGCAGGTGGGCTACAAGCTGCCCGCCATCCTCGAGAGCCGCGCGCTCGCGCCCCTGGAGGCCGAGGAGGTGCTCTTCGGGGATGACGCCGAGGCGGATGCCTTCATCTACTCGCTCTACGCGGACATGGTCGCCGGGCGCGTGGACGAGCGGGTGCTCTCGCAGATCCTCTCCCAGGCGGCGGTGTACCCGGACGAGGTCGAGCGGGTGCACGCGGCGTGGAAGAAGATCGCCGTGTCGGATCCGGTGCGGCGCATCTTCATCCACCTGGATCGGCTCACGCCGCCCGCGCACTTCGCGGACTACGGCCCGCGCGTGGTGCCCATCTTCAACTACTTCCAGGCCGCGCTGGTGCTCCTGGCGGATGGCCACCTCACCGCCCCCCAGGTCATCAAGGTCGCCGTGGAGATGGTGCAGACGGCGGGGCACAACATCATCACCCTGTCCAACTCGTTCCAGGACCTGCTGCGCCGGGGTCTGCCCCTGCAGCAGGCGGCGGCGGCGCTGGTGCAGGCGCTCGAGGGGCCCAACGCGCTGCTCCAGGCGCTGCGGCCCATGCCGGACATCATCTCGGCCTTCACCAAGCGGCTCGCCGCGCTGGGGACCGAGCCCGCGCCGCCTCCCGCGCGCGCGGTGGACTACCTGGCCATGCTCCACCACGCCCTGCCGCGCACCCACAAGGCGCGCAAGCCTCCACCGGCATGA
- a CDS encoding sugar nucleotide-binding protein — MKALVTGAHGTVGSRLCDFLQRQGVEVVRWDRSLVPVDDYWAMEHFVRSVAPDVLFHLAAASSPSQRPDDSWRVNYEWTSELAWICRQVGVRFVFTSSVMVFSDGARGPFTVDSVPDATEGYGNEKRLAEARVFHQYPEARVARLGWQMDFGFSGNQMGAWLETRAREQGRVEASTRWYPACSFLDDTVRALLALAWVEPGLYLLDANERWTFHEIASALSAWHSGRWRVEPSEHFVFDQRMIDDRIRLPSLKTRLPDLP, encoded by the coding sequence ATGAAGGCGCTCGTCACTGGCGCCCATGGCACCGTGGGCTCGCGGCTGTGTGATTTCCTGCAACGCCAGGGCGTGGAGGTGGTGCGCTGGGATCGTTCCCTCGTCCCGGTGGACGACTACTGGGCGATGGAGCACTTCGTGCGCTCGGTGGCGCCCGACGTGCTCTTCCACCTGGCGGCGGCCTCGAGTCCCTCCCAGCGTCCGGACGACTCCTGGCGCGTCAACTACGAGTGGACGAGCGAGCTGGCGTGGATCTGTCGGCAGGTGGGCGTGCGCTTCGTCTTCACCAGCTCGGTGATGGTGTTCTCGGATGGGGCGCGCGGACCCTTCACGGTGGACTCGGTGCCGGATGCGACCGAGGGCTACGGCAACGAGAAGCGGCTCGCCGAGGCGCGCGTCTTCCACCAGTACCCCGAGGCGCGCGTGGCCCGGCTGGGCTGGCAGATGGACTTCGGCTTCTCGGGCAACCAGATGGGGGCGTGGCTGGAGACGCGCGCGCGCGAGCAGGGGCGGGTGGAAGCGAGCACCCGCTGGTATCCGGCGTGTTCCTTCCTGGACGACACCGTGCGGGCGTTGTTGGCGCTCGCGTGGGTGGAGCCGGGGCTCTACCTGTTGGATGCGAACGAGCGCTGGACCTTCCATGAGATCGCCTCCGCCCTGAGTGCCTGGCATTCGGGCCGTTGGCGGGTGGAACCCAGTGAACACTTCGTGTTCGATCAGCGGATGATCGACGATCGGATCCGCCTGCCCTCGCTCAAGACGCGGCTGCCGGATCTGCCTTGA
- the yjjX gene encoding inosine/xanthosine triphosphatase, translated as MSMRIAVGSTNPAKTEAVRAVCEQAFPGCTVIGVDVPSGVREQPIGTAETAEGARNRARAALGAVPDAQLGLGLEGGVDPDHSLINGVAVVAADGRENFTWGVRFPLPPTIAARALRGEELGPVMDEVSGRTGSKRGLGAVGILTNGLFTRTEMWRGPVACALIPFLYPELYAPPSSRG; from the coding sequence ATGTCCATGCGCATCGCGGTCGGCTCGACGAATCCCGCCAAGACCGAGGCCGTGCGGGCCGTGTGCGAACAGGCGTTTCCCGGCTGCACGGTGATCGGGGTGGACGTGCCCAGCGGCGTGCGGGAGCAGCCCATCGGCACCGCGGAGACCGCGGAGGGCGCGCGCAACCGTGCCCGGGCGGCCCTCGGTGCCGTGCCCGACGCGCAGCTCGGCCTGGGACTCGAGGGGGGCGTGGATCCGGACCACAGCCTCATCAACGGCGTGGCCGTGGTGGCGGCGGACGGCCGGGAGAACTTCACCTGGGGCGTGCGCTTCCCCCTCCCCCCGACCATCGCCGCCCGCGCGCTGCGGGGCGAGGAGCTGGGCCCGGTGATGGACGAGGTGTCCGGGCGCACGGGCAGCAAGCGGGGCCTCGGCGCGGTGGGCATCCTCACCAACGGCCTCTTCACCCGCACCGAGATGTGGCGGGGCCCCGTGGCGTGCGCGCTGATTCCATTCCTGTATCCCGAGCTCTACGCCCCACCCTCCTCGCGAGGCTGA
- the pcnB gene encoding polynucleotide adenylyltransferase PcnB, translating to MLQPVPDDAREAVAFEAGSKDPLEELPVPEPEEVSFPMPAFTAPSAEDTIPDTDFLPEPQLSGKPAEIDPDKLDPDALKVIHRLHSHGHEAYLVGGCVRDLSLGRTPKDFDIATSAHPGEVRAIFRNCRLIGRRFRLAHIYFKGGKIIEVSTFRANPTELVDAPSESGEEEGGEAEESQNPDLLITHDNVFGTAEQDARRRDFTINGLFYDVVEGRIIDYVRGRRDLDEHYIRTIGDPEIRMREDPVRILRAVRFASKLGLDIESRTYAAMEGAVEDLPRCAPARLLEETFRLIRGGVAAPSLRLLDALDALKILLPPVAAYFKEQGRRGQETFYSFAEALDRRVASGELLDDAILLAALLVPIAQASPVVESLDAAGRPSVSQAIEDLLAEFVQTARLPRRIAERCRLLLIAQRTLSGERRKKTGAFRRHPLFADALVVFEISVEATSRHRDALEAWKRGDVPSSRPSTEGSAAEGDAPRKRRRRRRRGGTRNKPGTTEGASTAPAAAGASESTATEASEDALDEASGDEESDDTFDSSDADDDSGEDAESASDEG from the coding sequence ATGCTCCAGCCCGTGCCCGATGACGCGCGCGAGGCTGTGGCCTTCGAGGCCGGGTCCAAGGACCCCCTCGAGGAGCTACCGGTCCCCGAGCCCGAGGAGGTTTCCTTCCCCATGCCCGCCTTCACGGCGCCGTCGGCCGAGGACACGATCCCGGACACGGATTTCCTTCCCGAACCCCAGCTCTCCGGCAAGCCCGCGGAGATCGATCCGGACAAGCTCGATCCGGATGCCCTCAAGGTCATCCACCGCCTGCACTCCCATGGCCATGAGGCCTACCTCGTGGGGGGATGCGTGCGCGACTTGTCGCTGGGCCGCACGCCCAAGGACTTCGACATCGCCACGAGCGCCCACCCGGGTGAGGTGCGCGCCATCTTCCGCAACTGCCGGCTCATCGGCCGCCGCTTCCGGCTCGCCCACATCTACTTCAAGGGCGGGAAGATCATCGAGGTGTCCACCTTCCGCGCCAACCCCACCGAACTCGTCGACGCTCCGTCCGAGAGCGGCGAGGAGGAGGGCGGCGAGGCCGAGGAGTCGCAGAACCCGGATCTGCTCATCACCCACGACAACGTCTTCGGCACCGCCGAGCAGGACGCGCGCCGCCGCGACTTCACCATCAACGGCCTCTTCTACGACGTCGTCGAGGGCCGCATCATCGACTACGTGCGCGGTCGGCGGGATCTCGACGAGCACTACATCCGCACCATCGGGGATCCGGAGATCCGCATGCGCGAGGATCCGGTGCGCATCCTGCGCGCCGTGCGCTTCGCCTCCAAGCTGGGCCTGGACATCGAGTCGCGCACCTATGCCGCCATGGAAGGGGCCGTCGAGGATCTCCCCCGCTGCGCCCCGGCGCGTCTGCTCGAGGAGACCTTCCGCCTCATCCGCGGCGGCGTGGCGGCGCCCAGCCTGCGCCTGCTCGATGCGCTGGATGCGCTGAAGATCCTCCTGCCGCCCGTGGCCGCCTACTTCAAGGAGCAGGGCCGCCGCGGTCAGGAGACCTTCTACTCCTTCGCCGAGGCGCTCGACCGGCGCGTGGCTTCCGGGGAGCTGCTGGACGACGCCATCCTGCTCGCCGCGCTGCTGGTGCCCATCGCCCAGGCCTCGCCCGTCGTGGAGAGCCTGGACGCCGCGGGCCGTCCCTCGGTGTCCCAGGCCATCGAGGACCTGCTGGCCGAGTTCGTCCAGACGGCGCGGCTGCCCCGCCGCATCGCCGAGCGCTGCCGTCTGCTGCTCATCGCCCAGCGCACGCTGTCGGGGGAGCGGCGCAAGAAGACGGGGGCCTTCCGCCGCCATCCGCTCTTCGCCGACGCGCTCGTCGTCTTCGAGATCTCCGTCGAGGCCACGAGTCGTCACCGCGACGCGCTCGAGGCGTGGAAGCGCGGGGACGTGCCTTCCTCCCGTCCGTCCACCGAGGGCTCCGCCGCCGAGGGAGACGCGCCCCGCAAGCGCCGTCGTCGGCGCCGCCGGGGGGGAACTCGCAACAAGCCCGGGACGACGGAGGGTGCCTCCACCGCCCCGGCGGCCGCGGGCGCTTCCGAGTCCACGGCCACGGAGGCCTCGGAGGATGCCCTGGACGAGGCCTCGGGCGACGAGGAGTCGGACGACACGTTCGACTCCAGTGACGCGGACGACGACTCCGGCGAGGACGCGGAGAGCGCCTCCGACGAGGGGTGA
- a CDS encoding RluA family pseudouridine synthase — MNASATTHTLVVEADKAGQRVDLFIGEALGLSRARLKKLFDAGAVKVDGRTAKKGLLVTAGQRIGVVVPEERREVVPEPGAPLGVLHEDEALVFLDKPAGTPSHPLQPGETGTLANALVARHPECAGASEDEREGGLCHRLDIETSGVMVAARTREAWAAVREAFGGRAVDKRYWALVTGPLADEGEIELPLRHHPRHPDRVEPAVEGGEGAREAHSEFRVLAREGEYSFVEVRISTGVLHQVRAHLAAVGAPIVGDALYEGREEPGLGRFFLHARALELTHPVTHEPVRVTSPLPPELRAVLEKHALAVPPDA; from the coding sequence GTGAACGCGAGCGCGACGACGCACACGCTGGTGGTGGAGGCGGACAAGGCCGGGCAGCGGGTGGACCTCTTCATCGGAGAAGCCCTGGGGCTGTCGCGCGCGCGGCTCAAGAAGCTCTTCGACGCGGGCGCGGTGAAGGTGGATGGCCGCACGGCGAAGAAGGGGTTGCTCGTCACGGCGGGCCAGCGCATCGGCGTGGTGGTGCCCGAGGAGCGGCGCGAGGTGGTGCCGGAGCCGGGAGCGCCGCTGGGGGTGCTGCACGAGGACGAGGCGCTCGTCTTCCTGGACAAGCCCGCGGGCACCCCTTCCCACCCCTTGCAACCGGGCGAGACGGGCACGCTGGCCAACGCCCTGGTGGCGCGCCACCCCGAGTGTGCCGGGGCCTCGGAGGACGAGCGCGAGGGCGGGCTGTGCCACCGGCTGGACATCGAGACGTCCGGGGTGATGGTGGCGGCACGCACGCGCGAGGCGTGGGCGGCGGTGCGCGAGGCGTTCGGCGGGCGCGCGGTGGACAAGCGCTACTGGGCGCTGGTGACGGGGCCCCTGGCGGACGAGGGAGAGATCGAGCTGCCCCTGCGCCACCATCCACGGCACCCGGACCGGGTGGAGCCCGCGGTGGAGGGCGGCGAGGGCGCGCGCGAGGCGCACTCGGAGTTCCGCGTGCTGGCGCGCGAGGGCGAGTACAGCTTCGTGGAGGTGCGCATCTCCACGGGGGTGCTGCATCAGGTGCGTGCCCACCTGGCCGCGGTGGGCGCGCCCATCGTGGGCGATGCGCTGTACGAGGGCCGCGAGGAGCCGGGGCTCGGCCGCTTCTTCCTGCACGCCCGCGCGCTCGAGCTCACCCACCCGGTGACGCACGAGCCCGTGCGCGTCACGAGTCCCCTGCCCCCGGAGCTGCGCGCCGTGCTGGAGAAGCACGCCCTGGCCGTGCCGCCCGACGCGTGA